AATTTTGAAAAAGCAGTTAGAACCGGAAATAATAGAGTGTTATGAAAGAGAGCGATAAAAACTTAGAAAATCTTATTGATAAAATGATGGCAGAAGAAACCCTTCAATCACCATCTGCCAACTTTACTTCAAATATAATGTCTCAGATTCTGGTTTCTGAAAAAGCAAAAGCAAAACCATACAAGCCATTGATTTCGAACTTAGTATGGATTTTCATTGGAGTTGTTTTATTGTTTTTAGCCGGATATTATACCTTTTTTACGGGTACTGAGAATAATCTTGAAACAGGAAAATCATATTCGGATAAAATTGCTGCTGTCTTCTCCGGAATTCATTTTTCGCAAACCATATTCTATGCAGTTTTAATTGTATCTTTTATGACTCTGGTTCAGGTTGGGGTTTTAAAAAATTATTTTGATAAGAAGTACGAGTTGTAATTCCATTTTTAAAAGAAATGAAAAATAAACCGGCGTTTTTTAAAAGCATTCCAGGAGCAAAAAGAATGTACGCGTATTTCCTTTTAATGCTTTTGTTTTTTCTTACTGGTAATGCGTCTGCAATCCCGCGTTTTCCGACTCTAAAGAACCTATGAAAGATGCAATCAATTGGATAAAAAATATTAATTAATAAAGAGCATTTTTAAGAAGCTGTAAAATAATCGCATTTTTTTTCAAAAAAGTTGCAGCTTAACTCTAAAAAACCTATTTTAAACTCAGAAAAAATCAATTTTAACCAATTCATTTACAATAGTTTTACTTCGAAAACGTTGTCATTTTTTTAAGAAAATTTTGCGAACCTAAACCGTTGCAAGATTGTAACTTATGAAGTATCTTTGCACCCTAATTCGAAATTCATAAAATGAATAAACTATTGATTGTTGGAACAGTTGCTTTCGACGCGATTGAAACTCCTTTCGGAAAAACAGATAAAATTTTAGGTGGTGCTGCAACCTACATCGGATTATCAGCGTCATTTTTTAACTTGCAATCGGCCATTGTTTCTGTAGTTGGCGACGATTTTCCTCAAGAACATTTAGATTTATTGACTTCAAAAAATATCGATATCTCCGGTATCGAAATTGTAAAAGGAGGAAAAACCTTTTTCTGGAGCGGTTTGTACCACAACGATTTAAATTCAAGAGATACTTTAGTTACTGAATTGAACGTTTTAGCTGATTTTCAGCCAAAAGTTCCTCAAAACTACAAAGATGCTGACGTTGTAATGTTAGGAAACTTACACCCATTAGTACAAAGCAGTGTTTTAGATCAATTAGAAAAAAAACCAAAATTAGTTGTTTTAGACACAATGAACTTTTGGATGGACTGCGCTCTTCCGGAATTATTAGACGTTATTAAACGTGTAGATGTTATTACAATCAATGACGAAGAAGCAAGACAGCTTTCCGGTGAATATTCATTAGTAAAAGCGGCTGCGAAAATCCAGGATATGGGACCAAAATATGTGGTGATCAAAAAAGGAGAACACGGAGCACTTTTATTCCACAACAGAGAGGTATTCTTTGCACCAGCTTTACCACTAGAAGAGGTTTTCGATCCTACAGGAGCCGGAGACACTTTTGCAGGCGGTTTTTCAGGATTTATTGCACAAAGCGAAAACATTTCATTTGGCAACATGAAAAACGCAATTATTTACGGTTCAAATTTAGCCTCGTTCTGCGTAGAAAAATTTGGAACCGAAAGGATGGAAACATTAAGCAAAGCCGAAGTAGCGATTCGATTACAGCAATTTAAGTCGTTAACTCAGTTTGACATAGAAATATAATGCCCAAGAGCCTCGATAAAACGGGGCTTTTTTTATTACGTTAATACACACAACTTACAACAACACACAAAATAAAAAAACAATGAGCGACGCTTTAAAACACGAATGTGGTATAGCCTTAGTCAGACTTCTTAAACCGCTTGAATATTATAAAGAAAAATACGGAACTGCTTTCTACGGAATCCAGAAGATGTATTTAATGATGGAAAAACAACACAACCGCGGACAAGACGGAGCGGGATTTGCCAGCATTAAATTTGATGTTGATCCGGGACAGCGATATATCAGCAGAGTGCGTTCTAACCACTCGCAGCCTATTCAGGACGTTTTTAAACAAATTAATGAGCGCATCAGTGAAGAATTAAAAGCCAATCCGGAACTAGGAGATGATATTAAGGAGCTAAAAGCAAATATTCCATACATTGGAGAATTGTTTTTAGGCCACGTTCGTTACGGAACTTTTGGAAAAAACAGCATCGAAAGCGTTCACCCCTTTTTACGTCAGAGCAACTGGATGCATCGTAATTTAATTTTGGCAGGAAACTTTAATATGACAAATGTTAAAGAACTTTTCCAAAATCTGGTTGAACTTGGACAGCATCCTAAAGAAATGGCTGACACCGTTACGGTAATGGAAAAAATTGGTCACTTCTTAGACAAAGAAGTTATGCAATTGTATCAAGACTGTAAAGCCGAAGGTTATTCTAAAAAAGATGCTTCTCCGGTAATTGCAGAACGTCTGGATATTGCCAAAATATTAGCCCGTTCAGCTAAAAACTTAGACGGAGGTTACGCTATGGCCGGTTTATTAGGTCATGGAGACGCTTTTGTTTTTAGAGATCCTGCAGGAATTCGTCCAGCTTACTTTTATCAGGATGATGAAGTTGTTGTTGTAGCTTCAGAAAGACCGGTTATTCAGACTGTATTTAACGTCCCTTTTGACAGTGTTCAGGAAATCGATCCGGGGAATGCCTTGATTATCAAAAAAAACGGAACCGTTACCATGAATCAAATCCTGGAACCAACCGTAAAAAAAGCGTGTTCATTCGAAAGAATTTATTTCTCAAGAGGAAGTGATGCCGAAATCTATCAGGAGCGTAAAGATTTAGGTAAATTGATTTTACCGGCAGTTCTTAAGGCAATTGACAGCGATACAGACAACACTGTTTTCTCTTATATACCAAATACAGCCGAAACTTCATTTTACGGTTTAGTAGAAGCTGCACAGGATTTCTTAAACCAAAGAAAGAACAATTACATTCTTGAAAACAGAAACACACTTACTGCAGAAACCCTTCAGGAACTTTTATCTGTAAAAATACGCACAGAGAAAGTAGCAATTAAAGATGCTAAACTTAGAACTTTTATCACCGAAGACAGCAGTCGAGACGACTTGGTTGCACACGTTTATGACGTTACATACGGCGTTATTAAGCCAGAAGACAACTTAGTTATAATTGACGACAGTATTGTGCGCGGTACGACGCTAAAAATGAGCATTATTAAGATGATGGATCGTTTAAATCCAAAACGTATTGTTATCGTTTCATCTGCTCCTCAAATTCGTTATCCGGATTGTTACGGAATCGATATGGCAAAACTAGAAGGACTTGTTGCTTTTAGAGCAGCTTTAACTTTATTAAAAGAGAGAAACTTATATCATATTGTCGATGAAGTATATGCAAAATGTAAAGCACAAGAAAACTTCGCCGATAAAGACGTTGTAAACTATGTAACTGAAATTTACAATCAGTTTACACAAGAAGAAATATCAGATAAAATCGCGGAAATGTTAAGTTCTCCGGAAATTAACGCCGAAGTAAAAATTATTTTCCAAACCGTGGAAGATCTTCATAAAGCCTGTCCTAAAAATTTAGGCGACTGGTATTTTACAGGTGACTACCCAACCCCGGGCGGAAATCGTGTTGTGAACCGTGCCTTTATGAATTTTTACGAAGGAAAAGACGCGCGAGCTTATTAAAAAAGTATTAAAAAAAGGTTAATTTGTGCATTTCATCGGTTTTTTTTGCCGTTCATCCTGTTTCTTTGGTAAAAATGAAATGCTGCAATACTTTTGAGATACCATAACATTAGTAGGTTAAGTTTATGGTAGATTTGGGGCAAAAAGGGTGGAAGAAATTCCACCTTTTTTATTTTATACTACTCACAAGTATTTCTAAAATAACCTATTACTATCACTTTATCGGAAATATTTACCTTTCGTCTGAAAAGTTTCTTTACTACATACAACTCACATACCTTTACTATACCATAAAATTTAGTAGGTAAGTTTATGGTAGATTTGGGGCAAAAAAGGTGGAAGATATTCCGCCTTTTTTATTTTCCAAAATAACCAAATTAAGAAAATGTAAAATGTAGATAAAAAAAATAGACGAACAATCTTTTGCGATCATCCGTCTATTAATATGTCTTTACTTTATTTCTTATTTATCTAAAGCAAATCTTCTTGCAACTTCTGTCCAGTTAATTACACTGAAGAAAGCTTCAATATAGTCTGGTCTTCTGTTTTGGTAGTTTAAATAGTAAGCGTGTTCCCAAACGTCCATTCCTAAGATTGGCGTTCCACCATTACCAGCAACTTCCGGCATTAATGGATTATCCTGATTTGGAGTTCCTACAACTTCTAATTTACCGCCTTTTTGAACAACTAACCAAGCCCATCCTGAACCGAATTGAGTTGCTCCAGCTTTAGCAAATTTTGCTTTAAACTCTTCAAATGATCCAAAAGAAGACTCAATAGCAGCTAATAAATCGCCTGTTGGCAATCCTCCTCCGTTTGGAGACATTACAGTCCAGAATAAATTGTGGTTGTAGAAACCACCGCCATTGTTACGAACTGCTGCGTTTGATTTATCTAAATTAATTAAGATGTTTTCAATCGTTTTTCCTTCTAAATCTGTTCCTGCAATTGCTGCATTTAGATTAGTAGTATAAGCATTGTGGTGCTTTGTATGATGGATTTCCATTGTACGCGCATCAATATGTGGTTCTAATGCATCGTATGCATAAGGTAATTGTGGTAATTCAAAAGCCATGGTATTAGGATTTTTATGGTTTATACTAATTTATTCCAAATTTAAACATTTAACTTTGGAATTGAAAATACTATTTCGTTATAATTCAATTTAATTAATTGATAAATCGACATTTTACAACATAATTTGTTGTAAATCTTTATTTTCCGTTGAAAGTTGTCATAGTATTTTCTAATCCGGCAGTTCCAAAAGTTTTTATTATTTCGGCTGAAGTTTCTAAACGTTCCGGCAGTTTTGCCTCTTCTTCGGCATTCCACTCTCCTAAAACATAATCGATCTGCTGGCCTTTTTTAAATTGATCGCTGATACCAAATCTATAACGGGTATAGTTTTGTGTATTCAGCACCAGATTAATATTTTTAAGTCCGTTGTGACCACCGTCGCTTCCTTTCGGCTTAATTCTTATAGTTCCGAAAGAAAGATTTAAATCGTCTGTAATTACAAAAATATTTTCTAAAGGTATATTTTCTTTGTCCATCCAGTATTTTACAGCCTTTCCGCTTAAATTCATATAGGTATTTGGCTTTAGAAGAAAAAAAGTTCTTCCCTTAAATTTATATTCTGCCATTGAACCTAATTTCACCGTTTCAAACGAAATCCCTTCTTTTTTAGCTAAAAAATCAAGAACCTTAAACCCAATGTTATGTCTGGTATTAACGTATTCTGCACCTATATTTCCTAATCCTACGATTAAATATTTTTTACTCACGCTTTTTATGTTGTTTTTGGGGTGTTCGTGAACCTCCGGTTTTATATTGTCTATGTTCTCTTCGTTTTGTGTTGATGAAAACAGTTTTGTTATCCATTTTATCATTTGGCAAAAGTAAGGTTAATTAGGGAATTAGAAAATGTGTCAATTAGATAATTTCCTGCTGGTCGTGGTTTGTTTAACCGCAAAGCACGCTAAGATTTACGCAGAGAGCGCGAAGATATTAAAAACTATCTTAGATGTAGACATTCAAAAAGTTCGCAAAGCTTGATTTGGACATAGCTTTGCGAACTTAAAATTTAAATATTGTTTACGCTCCAATTAAAACACCTTAGGGTACTTTGCGGTTAAAAAACACTTAGAATCTCAGAAAATTAGCATCTTAGCCACTTAGCACCTCAAAAAAAAGCCCCAATCGTAAGATTGAGGCTTTTTGTATTGAGTGAAAAAAAATTATTTTTTCTTTCCTTTTGCAGGTGCTTTTGCAGCTTTTGCAGCCTCTTGAGCAGCTTTCATAGCAGCACGAGAGATTCTCACTTGACAAACAACTGTGTTGTCTGGGTGCATAATTTTGTACTCTGGTTTTCCAACTTTAGTAACGTATAATTTGTTACCCATTTCAAGTGGAGTGATGTCAGCTTCAACAAAATCAGGAAGATTTGATGGTAAAGCTTTTACTTTTAATTTACGTTGGTTTAAACGTAAAACACCTCCGGCAAGAACACCTTTAGATGTACCAACGATTTTCACAGGAACTTCCATTGTGATTTCTTTATCATCAAATAATTGGAAGAAGTCAATGTGTAAAATTTTGTCAGATACTGGGTGAACCTGGATGTCCTGTAAAATTGCATTGAATGATTTTCCTTTTCCAAGTTCGATCACAACTGTGTGAGCGTTTGGAGTGTAAACCAAGTTTTTGAATGCAGTAACGTCTGCTGAGAAGTGTACTGCCTGGTTTCCTCCGTATAAAACGCAAGGTACCTGTCCAGCATTACGTAAGGCT
This portion of the Flavobacterium gelatinilyticum genome encodes:
- a CDS encoding 50S ribosomal protein L25/general stress protein Ctc — its product is MKSITIKGSERESVGKVSTKALRNAGQVPCVLYGGNQAVHFSADVTAFKNLVYTPNAHTVVIELGKGKSFNAILQDIQVHPVSDKILHIDFFQLFDDKEITMEVPVKIVGTSKGVLAGGVLRLNQRKLKVKALPSNLPDFVEADITPLEMGNKLYVTKVGKPEYKIMHPDNTVVCQVRISRAAMKAAQEAAKAAKAPAKGKKK
- a CDS encoding superoxide dismutase; amino-acid sequence: MAFELPQLPYAYDALEPHIDARTMEIHHTKHHNAYTTNLNAAIAGTDLEGKTIENILINLDKSNAAVRNNGGGFYNHNLFWTVMSPNGGGLPTGDLLAAIESSFGSFEEFKAKFAKAGATQFGSGWAWLVVQKGGKLEVVGTPNQDNPLMPEVAGNGGTPILGMDVWEHAYYLNYQNRRPDYIEAFFSVINWTEVARRFALDK
- the pth gene encoding aminoacyl-tRNA hydrolase, with the translated sequence MIKWITKLFSSTQNEENIDNIKPEVHEHPKNNIKSVSKKYLIVGLGNIGAEYVNTRHNIGFKVLDFLAKKEGISFETVKLGSMAEYKFKGRTFFLLKPNTYMNLSGKAVKYWMDKENIPLENIFVITDDLNLSFGTIRIKPKGSDGGHNGLKNINLVLNTQNYTRYRFGISDQFKKGQQIDYVLGEWNAEEEAKLPERLETSAEIIKTFGTAGLENTMTTFNGK
- a CDS encoding PfkB family carbohydrate kinase produces the protein MNKLLIVGTVAFDAIETPFGKTDKILGGAATYIGLSASFFNLQSAIVSVVGDDFPQEHLDLLTSKNIDISGIEIVKGGKTFFWSGLYHNDLNSRDTLVTELNVLADFQPKVPQNYKDADVVMLGNLHPLVQSSVLDQLEKKPKLVVLDTMNFWMDCALPELLDVIKRVDVITINDEEARQLSGEYSLVKAAAKIQDMGPKYVVIKKGEHGALLFHNREVFFAPALPLEEVFDPTGAGDTFAGGFSGFIAQSENISFGNMKNAIIYGSNLASFCVEKFGTERMETLSKAEVAIRLQQFKSLTQFDIEI
- a CDS encoding amidophosphoribosyltransferase, coding for MSDALKHECGIALVRLLKPLEYYKEKYGTAFYGIQKMYLMMEKQHNRGQDGAGFASIKFDVDPGQRYISRVRSNHSQPIQDVFKQINERISEELKANPELGDDIKELKANIPYIGELFLGHVRYGTFGKNSIESVHPFLRQSNWMHRNLILAGNFNMTNVKELFQNLVELGQHPKEMADTVTVMEKIGHFLDKEVMQLYQDCKAEGYSKKDASPVIAERLDIAKILARSAKNLDGGYAMAGLLGHGDAFVFRDPAGIRPAYFYQDDEVVVVASERPVIQTVFNVPFDSVQEIDPGNALIIKKNGTVTMNQILEPTVKKACSFERIYFSRGSDAEIYQERKDLGKLILPAVLKAIDSDTDNTVFSYIPNTAETSFYGLVEAAQDFLNQRKNNYILENRNTLTAETLQELLSVKIRTEKVAIKDAKLRTFITEDSSRDDLVAHVYDVTYGVIKPEDNLVIIDDSIVRGTTLKMSIIKMMDRLNPKRIVIVSSAPQIRYPDCYGIDMAKLEGLVAFRAALTLLKERNLYHIVDEVYAKCKAQENFADKDVVNYVTEIYNQFTQEEISDKIAEMLSSPEINAEVKIIFQTVEDLHKACPKNLGDWYFTGDYPTPGGNRVVNRAFMNFYEGKDARAY